The following coding sequences lie in one Megalodesulfovibrio gigas DSM 1382 = ATCC 19364 genomic window:
- a CDS encoding TolC family protein has product MPNDLSTPLQSSMTPPAIVMPSDEALGIAPDDPNATSVQVTVMPEDNATPSGAAYDLPKTVITALERNPRLQAAKAYLSAAKQGRYSKTSAFMPKLSGSYTYSYTDWPRVKGEAPTQSNTEYTLAFSVKQNLFTGWKVLNEYRKAKLQVEQAETNYINEELSLLLTVQENFLNLLGAQENVRSAKDSVARLRSQLQVTQAFYDVGLKPRLDVLQAEVDLGSAEDTLLQAQNTVDTQRARLATLMDLELNDPLVYTGELRYLPFNLSLEACLTEAYRNRPDLQIYQRAIEIGRKDSHIAGSVMLPQVAATLDWYQSGSHPDMRGDTLQASLNKYDTYVFTIGVNWEIFDFGENYFNWRQAQELVKQFEADYANQFLEATFDVKSRHLSIAETAKRIKVARQSLAAAKESYRMAVARYQAQVGTSTEVLDAQSRLSNAEAQATQAVVDNQVAVANLYVSMGRKNITLDVSDLPGAPVPMPKTTVSTPVSGKQPAKKPAKPAS; this is encoded by the coding sequence ATGCCCAACGATCTCAGCACCCCGTTGCAATCGTCCATGACACCGCCCGCCATCGTCATGCCGTCGGACGAGGCGCTGGGGATTGCCCCGGACGATCCCAACGCCACCTCCGTGCAGGTCACGGTCATGCCGGAGGACAACGCCACGCCTTCCGGCGCCGCCTACGATCTGCCCAAAACCGTGATCACCGCCCTGGAGCGCAATCCCAGGCTGCAGGCGGCCAAGGCATACCTGAGCGCCGCCAAACAAGGCCGCTACAGCAAGACCTCTGCCTTCATGCCCAAGCTTTCCGGCAGCTACACGTACTCCTACACCGATTGGCCCAGGGTGAAGGGCGAGGCGCCCACCCAGTCCAATACGGAGTACACCTTGGCGTTTAGCGTCAAGCAGAACCTGTTCACGGGCTGGAAGGTGCTCAATGAGTACCGCAAGGCCAAGCTGCAGGTGGAGCAGGCGGAAACAAACTACATCAACGAAGAGCTCTCCCTGCTGCTCACGGTGCAGGAAAACTTCCTGAACCTGCTGGGCGCACAGGAGAACGTGCGCAGCGCCAAGGACTCCGTGGCCCGGCTGCGCTCCCAGCTGCAGGTGACCCAGGCTTTTTATGACGTGGGCCTCAAGCCCCGGCTGGACGTGCTGCAGGCCGAGGTGGACCTCGGCAGCGCTGAGGACACGCTGCTCCAGGCCCAGAATACCGTGGACACCCAGCGCGCCCGGTTGGCCACCCTCATGGATCTGGAGCTGAACGATCCCCTGGTGTACACCGGCGAACTGCGCTACCTGCCCTTCAATCTTTCCCTGGAAGCCTGCCTGACGGAAGCCTACCGCAACCGACCGGACTTGCAGATCTATCAGCGGGCCATCGAGATCGGTCGCAAGGATTCCCACATTGCCGGTTCGGTGATGCTGCCCCAGGTGGCGGCCACCCTCGACTGGTATCAGAGCGGGTCCCATCCCGACATGCGCGGCGACACCCTGCAGGCGTCTCTCAACAAATATGACACCTATGTGTTCACCATCGGCGTGAACTGGGAAATTTTTGATTTCGGCGAAAACTACTTCAACTGGCGGCAGGCGCAGGAACTCGTCAAGCAGTTCGAGGCGGATTACGCCAACCAGTTCCTGGAAGCCACCTTTGACGTCAAGTCCCGGCATCTCTCCATTGCGGAGACGGCCAAGCGCATCAAGGTGGCCCGGCAGTCCCTGGCGGCAGCCAAGGAAAGCTACCGCATGGCCGTGGCCCGCTATCAGGCGCAGGTGGGCACCAGCACGGAAGTGCTGGACGCGCAGTCCCGTCTGTCCAATGCCGAGGCCCAGGCCACCCAGGCTGTGGTGGATAATCAGGTGGCCGTGGCCAACCTGTACGTGAGCATGGGCCGCAAGAACATCACCCTGGATGTGAGCGATCTGCCGGGGGCACCGGTTCCCATGCCCAAAACCACCGTCTCCACACCGGTTTCTGGCAAGCAGCCCGCCAAAAAGCCAGCCAAGCCTGCCTCCTGA
- the pyk gene encoding pyruvate kinase: protein MHTRIVATLGPKSTDYEKMRDMVEHGVRIFRLNFSHAGAEAFVPAVKIIRQLEEDLGIPLTAMGDLCGPKIRIGEVTGSPLQMNQGETVVLGLPPFREQAGEHVFISLDMPELLQGLEVGMPVSLSDGMLNFTVTKVRKVDQLFEMRALNRGMLTSNKGIAFPGKFHPMPALTEKDRKDVREGIGIGLDAFALSFVQNGRDVDDLIDEMQKYGKRLPIISKLERKNALDDLDAILERSDAVMVARGDLGLECPLAELPIIQKKIIRAARHAQKASIVATQMLLSMVKNPGPTRAEATDVANAIMDGADCVMLSEETAIGDYPVEAVKFINGVAEHAEAYFLERIQGPYAPKKESNPAKYIAYSACLLADTLNSNCLVCHSASGATARLISSRRPAKPVYALSPTESVLRTLNFFFGLRPRKVDPAIARHMDRAEQFIKSAPFIKTGDSVIITSGQPTPGQPLVCDLDPCHPVLSTNEIKVYYK, encoded by the coding sequence ATGCACACCCGCATTGTCGCCACCCTGGGTCCCAAATCCACCGACTATGAAAAAATGCGCGACATGGTGGAACACGGCGTCCGCATCTTTCGGCTGAACTTCTCCCACGCCGGTGCCGAGGCCTTTGTGCCGGCAGTGAAGATCATCCGGCAGTTGGAAGAAGATCTCGGCATTCCCCTCACCGCCATGGGCGATTTGTGCGGCCCGAAAATCCGCATCGGCGAGGTCACAGGCTCCCCCCTGCAGATGAACCAGGGCGAAACCGTGGTCCTTGGCCTGCCGCCCTTCCGGGAACAGGCCGGCGAGCATGTGTTCATCAGCCTGGACATGCCCGAGCTGCTCCAGGGACTGGAAGTCGGCATGCCTGTGTCCCTCTCCGACGGCATGCTCAACTTCACCGTCACCAAAGTCCGCAAGGTGGATCAGCTGTTCGAAATGCGGGCCTTGAACCGCGGCATGCTCACCTCCAACAAGGGCATCGCCTTCCCCGGCAAGTTCCACCCCATGCCGGCCCTCACGGAAAAAGACCGCAAGGACGTGCGCGAAGGCATCGGCATCGGCCTGGATGCCTTTGCCCTCTCCTTTGTGCAAAACGGCCGCGATGTGGACGATCTGATTGACGAGATGCAGAAATACGGCAAGCGGCTGCCCATCATTTCCAAACTGGAACGCAAGAACGCCCTGGACGATCTGGACGCCATCCTTGAACGCAGCGACGCCGTGATGGTGGCCCGCGGCGACCTGGGCCTGGAATGCCCCCTGGCCGAACTGCCTATCATCCAGAAAAAAATCATCCGTGCCGCCCGCCACGCCCAGAAAGCCAGCATCGTGGCCACGCAGATGCTGCTCTCCATGGTCAAAAACCCCGGCCCCACCCGCGCCGAAGCCACGGACGTGGCCAACGCCATCATGGACGGCGCAGACTGCGTGATGCTCTCCGAGGAAACCGCCATCGGCGACTATCCCGTGGAGGCCGTGAAGTTCATCAATGGCGTGGCTGAGCATGCGGAGGCCTATTTCCTGGAACGCATCCAGGGCCCCTACGCGCCGAAAAAAGAATCCAACCCGGCAAAATACATTGCCTATTCCGCCTGCCTCCTGGCGGACACCCTGAACAGCAACTGCCTGGTCTGCCACTCGGCATCGGGCGCTACGGCCCGGCTCATCTCCAGCCGGCGTCCTGCCAAGCCGGTTTATGCCCTTTCGCCCACCGAAAGCGTGCTGCGCACTCTGAACTTCTTCTTTGGCCTCAGGCCCCGCAAGGTGGACCCCGCCATTGCCCGCCACATGGACCGGGCCGAGCAGTTCATCAAATCTGCCCCGTTCATCAAGACCGGCGACAGCGTCATCATCACGTCCGGCCAGCCAACGCCGGGGCAGCCATTGGTGTGCGATCTGGACCCCTGCCACCCCGTGCTCTCCACCAACGAAATCAAAGTGTACTACAAATAA
- a CDS encoding circularly permuted type 2 ATP-grasp protein encodes MDFQQYNTDGYYDELFAADGTPRPGARRLAEFLERLPPGELRRRQAAAEQALYDLGITFTVYGHSDGSEKIFPFDVIPRVVSAADWDMLERGLAQRIAALNLFLQDIYNEQKILKDGVVPRDLVESATDYHQACRGFTPPKGIWCHITGTDLVRGGDGQYYVLEDNLRCPSGVSYVLANRHLMKRTFPEIFPALKVRPVDAYPVQLLDMLHHIAPAGVDEPLGALLTPGAFNSAYFEHSFLAQQTGLELAEGRDMVVRDGYVHLRTTRGLKRVHVIYRRINDDFLDPKAFRPESLLGVPGIMEAYRAGRVSLANAPGTGVADDKVIYAFAPKIIKYYLGEDAIVPNVETFLCWQQVHRQHVLANLETMVVKAANESGGYGMLVGPASTKAEREEFARRIQANPRNYIAQPTIQLSRVPVIDGDCFEGRHVDLRPYIIYGDRINVLPGGLTRVALRKGSLVVNSSQGGGSKDTWVLSEDPAEA; translated from the coding sequence GTGGACTTTCAACAGTACAACACCGACGGCTATTACGACGAGCTGTTCGCCGCTGACGGCACGCCCAGGCCCGGCGCCCGACGGCTGGCCGAGTTCCTGGAGCGGCTGCCCCCTGGCGAACTGCGGCGGCGGCAGGCGGCAGCCGAGCAGGCTTTGTACGATCTGGGCATCACCTTCACCGTGTATGGCCATTCTGACGGGTCTGAAAAAATTTTCCCCTTCGACGTCATTCCCCGTGTGGTCTCGGCTGCGGACTGGGACATGCTGGAGCGTGGCCTGGCCCAGCGCATCGCCGCCCTGAATCTTTTTTTGCAAGACATCTACAACGAGCAGAAGATTCTCAAGGATGGCGTGGTGCCGCGGGATCTGGTGGAGTCTGCCACGGATTATCATCAGGCCTGCCGGGGCTTCACGCCGCCCAAGGGCATCTGGTGCCACATTACCGGGACCGACCTCGTCCGCGGCGGCGACGGCCAGTATTACGTGCTGGAGGACAACCTGCGCTGTCCGTCCGGCGTGTCCTACGTGCTGGCCAACCGGCACCTGATGAAGCGGACCTTCCCGGAGATCTTCCCGGCCCTTAAGGTGCGGCCGGTGGACGCCTATCCCGTGCAGCTGCTGGATATGCTCCACCACATCGCCCCGGCCGGAGTGGATGAACCCCTGGGCGCGCTGCTGACGCCCGGCGCGTTCAATTCCGCCTATTTCGAGCATTCCTTCCTGGCCCAGCAAACCGGCCTGGAGCTTGCCGAGGGCCGCGACATGGTGGTGCGTGACGGCTACGTGCACCTGCGCACCACGCGCGGGCTCAAGCGGGTGCATGTGATTTACCGGCGCATCAACGATGATTTTCTGGATCCCAAGGCCTTCCGCCCGGAATCGCTGCTGGGCGTGCCGGGCATCATGGAGGCTTACCGCGCCGGCCGCGTGAGCTTGGCCAACGCCCCGGGCACGGGCGTGGCGGATGACAAGGTCATCTATGCCTTTGCGCCAAAGATCATCAAATACTACCTGGGGGAGGATGCCATCGTCCCCAATGTGGAGACCTTCCTGTGCTGGCAGCAGGTGCACCGACAGCATGTGCTGGCCAACCTGGAGACCATGGTGGTCAAGGCGGCCAACGAGTCCGGCGGCTACGGCATGCTGGTGGGACCGGCCTCCACCAAGGCCGAGCGCGAGGAGTTCGCCCGCCGCATCCAGGCAAACCCCCGCAATTACATCGCCCAGCCCACCATCCAGCTGTCGCGGGTGCCGGTCATCGACGGGGATTGCTTCGAGGGGCGGCATGTGGATCTGCGGCCGTACATCATTTACGGTGATCGCATCAACGTCCTGCCCGGGGGGCTCACCCGTGTGGCCCTGCGCAAGGGGTCGCTGGTGGTGAATTCCTCCCAGGGCGGGGGCAGCAAAGACACCTGGGTCTTGTCCGAAGACCCTGCGGAGGCGTAG
- a CDS encoding putative bifunctional diguanylate cyclase/phosphodiesterase, with protein sequence MPGTTPGTTLEPPATQQTERNDAPASPLAVEALFQELPQPLLLLNAAGRIQQANPAALALLGESAKALQSRSFALPETDAPVALVLSRPGLPPLEVEAHRSQLTWHGQPGWLVSLQDLTERTVLRRTLDDTAARLHVIADHACSWECWILPHGAYAHVSPSCERITGYEAQQFLDDPLFIQGIVEEEDLQAWKDFMHASATSATRGDILHLDYRLRRKNGRQVWISQTNCPVHARDGSLLGLRTSAQDITARKQMELELRRQTLHDQLTGLPNRALFLDRLEHARLRASRRSDYFFALCFLDLDRFKTINDSLGHTAGDKVLVEVTRRILDSIRTLDTVSRFGGDEYAILLEELVSPRGAVQIVKRIRQLISEPLVVNDSELRITASMGVVLSPMDNLPAEMLLRNANIALHAAKEQGRDCFKVFTNKMLDQAVMLMTMEQEMRRGVQGDEFFLVFQPFVHLHTSELVGFEALVRWRHPTRGLMPPGAFIALAEETGAIIDLGSMVLHKACAAWVAWAEQWPAVRNTLMSVNISGRQFSQFGFLDSIRTVLEKTGMPPERLKLEITETAIMEDAESSAEKLSRIKEMGIALSIDDFGTGYSSMSYLQRFPLDNLKIDLSFIRLMHVSQENMEIVRAIINLAHTLGMEVVAEGVEDASQRRTLQELNCEYAQGYFYARPMPDDEMRAFLAGLDQEHPVVTPLALAAAD encoded by the coding sequence ATGCCCGGGACCACGCCCGGAACCACGCTGGAACCGCCCGCCACGCAACAGACAGAGCGCAACGACGCCCCGGCGTCCCCTCTGGCCGTTGAAGCCCTGTTTCAGGAACTGCCCCAGCCCCTGCTGCTCCTCAATGCCGCCGGCCGCATCCAGCAGGCCAACCCTGCCGCCCTGGCCCTGCTTGGCGAATCGGCGAAAGCCCTCCAGTCGCGATCCTTCGCCCTGCCGGAAACCGACGCCCCCGTGGCGCTCGTCCTTTCCCGGCCGGGGCTGCCTCCCCTGGAGGTGGAGGCCCACCGCAGCCAGCTGACCTGGCACGGCCAGCCGGGCTGGCTCGTCTCCCTGCAGGATCTCACGGAACGCACCGTCCTGCGCCGGACCCTGGACGACACCGCCGCCCGGCTGCACGTCATTGCGGACCACGCCTGCAGCTGGGAATGCTGGATTCTGCCCCACGGCGCCTATGCCCACGTCAGCCCTTCCTGCGAACGAATCACCGGGTACGAGGCACAGCAGTTTCTTGATGATCCCCTTTTTATTCAAGGTATTGTGGAGGAAGAGGACTTGCAGGCCTGGAAGGATTTCATGCATGCCTCCGCCACTTCCGCCACCCGGGGGGACATCCTGCACCTGGACTATCGCCTGCGGCGCAAGAATGGCCGGCAGGTATGGATTTCGCAAACCAACTGCCCCGTGCATGCCCGGGACGGCAGCCTGCTTGGCCTGCGCACGTCCGCCCAGGACATCACCGCCCGCAAGCAGATGGAACTGGAGCTGCGCCGCCAGACCCTGCACGACCAGCTCACCGGCCTGCCGAACCGCGCCCTTTTTCTGGACCGCCTGGAGCACGCCCGGCTGCGCGCCTCCCGCCGCAGCGACTACTTCTTCGCCCTGTGCTTTCTGGATCTGGACCGTTTCAAGACCATCAACGACTCCCTGGGCCACACCGCCGGCGACAAGGTGCTGGTGGAAGTCACCCGTCGCATCCTGGACAGCATCCGCACCCTGGACACGGTGTCGCGCTTTGGCGGGGACGAATACGCCATCCTGCTGGAGGAGCTGGTCTCCCCCCGCGGAGCCGTGCAGATCGTCAAACGCATCCGCCAACTCATCAGCGAACCTCTGGTGGTGAACGACTCGGAACTGCGCATCACCGCCTCCATGGGTGTGGTGCTCTCGCCCATGGACAACCTGCCTGCCGAAATGCTCCTGCGCAACGCCAACATCGCCCTGCACGCCGCCAAGGAGCAAGGGCGCGACTGCTTCAAGGTCTTCACCAACAAGATGCTGGACCAGGCCGTGATGCTCATGACCATGGAGCAGGAGATGCGCCGCGGCGTGCAGGGAGACGAATTTTTTCTCGTGTTTCAGCCCTTCGTCCACCTGCACACCAGCGAGCTGGTGGGCTTTGAAGCCCTGGTGCGCTGGCGGCACCCCACCCGCGGCCTCATGCCGCCCGGGGCGTTCATCGCCCTGGCCGAGGAGACCGGAGCCATCATCGACCTCGGCTCCATGGTGCTGCACAAGGCCTGCGCGGCCTGGGTGGCCTGGGCCGAACAGTGGCCGGCGGTGCGCAACACCCTCATGAGCGTGAACATTTCCGGCCGGCAATTCTCGCAGTTCGGCTTCCTGGATTCCATCCGCACCGTGCTGGAAAAAACAGGCATGCCCCCCGAACGGCTCAAGCTGGAGATCACCGAAACCGCCATCATGGAAGACGCCGAATCCTCCGCGGAAAAGCTCAGCCGCATCAAGGAAATGGGCATCGCCCTTTCCATAGACGACTTCGGCACCGGCTACTCCTCCATGAGCTACCTGCAGCGCTTCCCCCTGGACAACCTCAAGATAGACCTGAGCTTCATCCGGCTCATGCACGTCTCCCAGGAAAACATGGAGATTGTGCGGGCCATCATCAACCTGGCCCACACCCTGGGCATGGAAGTGGTGGCCGAAGGTGTGGAAGACGCCAGCCAGCGCCGCACCCTGCAGGAACTCAACTGCGAATACGCCCAGGGCTATTTCTACGCCCGCCCCATGCCCGACGACGAGATGCGCGCCTTCCTGGCCGGCCTGGACCAGGAACACCCCGTGGTGACGCCCCTTGCCCTGGCTGCCGCCGATTGA
- a CDS encoding SGNH/GDSL hydrolase family protein: MSTLRKTLLHCCILVAITALCIEAGSLVFIAATQGRFHYATPPHQIAGSQQWTIQDTKLHPYFGYYSWLADFPPVPGTANATANDQEALIGIFGGSVAQGLYVTQTQTNVLRDALQALPRYAGRRVRIVNFAHSGYKQPQQLNVLNYYLANGMKLDAIILVDGVNEIGFNTVNFLHGMDSSMPMSPVFSDLVRQCTTSEAVDATACRQVEVKNQAARWQATAEQSTLASGHLLYAMLAKRARARYWLLSKQPRPQDNATGLVSYVPGDTAMDDDDALERSVQTWRFCSLAMLQAARLAGVEVFEFIQPNQYFKTDRVLTEEERAAALDQQSIMVRSIPRGYAMFFAEIDALRAAGLRIFDMTRVFDEVEETIYTDTCCHTNLQGYALMEAFIAKVMTKELAEPAAPAAN, encoded by the coding sequence ATGAGCACCTTGCGCAAAACATTGCTGCACTGCTGTATCCTCGTTGCCATCACTGCCCTGTGCATTGAAGCCGGGAGTCTCGTGTTCATCGCCGCCACGCAGGGGCGCTTCCATTACGCCACGCCGCCGCATCAGATCGCCGGCAGCCAGCAATGGACCATCCAGGACACCAAACTGCATCCCTACTTCGGCTATTACTCCTGGCTGGCAGATTTCCCGCCCGTGCCCGGCACGGCCAACGCAACAGCCAACGACCAGGAAGCCCTGATCGGCATTTTCGGTGGGTCCGTGGCGCAGGGGCTATATGTCACCCAGACGCAGACCAATGTCCTGCGCGATGCCCTGCAGGCCCTGCCCCGCTATGCCGGCAGGCGCGTACGCATCGTCAACTTTGCCCATTCCGGCTACAAACAGCCGCAGCAGTTGAATGTCCTCAACTACTACCTGGCCAACGGCATGAAGCTTGACGCCATCATTCTGGTGGATGGGGTGAACGAGATCGGCTTCAACACCGTAAATTTCTTGCACGGCATGGACAGTTCCATGCCCATGTCGCCCGTGTTCAGCGACCTGGTGCGCCAGTGCACCACCAGTGAGGCCGTGGACGCAACCGCCTGCCGACAGGTGGAGGTCAAAAACCAGGCCGCCCGCTGGCAGGCCACCGCCGAGCAAAGCACCCTGGCCTCCGGGCACCTGCTGTATGCCATGCTGGCCAAGCGCGCCCGCGCCCGCTACTGGCTCCTGAGCAAGCAGCCCCGCCCCCAGGACAACGCCACCGGGCTGGTGTCCTATGTGCCAGGGGACACCGCGATGGATGACGACGACGCCCTGGAACGCAGCGTTCAGACCTGGCGGTTCTGCAGTCTGGCCATGCTCCAGGCCGCCCGGCTGGCCGGCGTGGAGGTGTTCGAGTTCATCCAGCCCAACCAGTATTTCAAAACAGACCGGGTCCTGACCGAAGAGGAACGCGCTGCCGCCCTGGACCAACAATCCATCATGGTGCGCAGCATCCCCCGCGGCTATGCGATGTTCTTTGCTGAAATCGATGCCTTGCGCGCCGCCGGCTTGCGCATCTTCGACATGACCCGGGTATTCGACGAGGTGGAGGAAACCATTTATACCGATACCTGCTGCCACACGAATCTGCAGGGCTATGCGCTGATGGAAGCCTTTATCGCCAAGGTGATGACCAAGGAGCTGGCCGAACCGGCCGCGCCGGCTGCCAACTGA
- a CDS encoding efflux RND transporter periplasmic adaptor subunit, which produces MAQPPGAPPAKVVTEKAVAGRINPTQTFIGTVYFPEVAKVAAEVSGRVETLDIETGSRVKQGQRLVALSTDIAAKELESSRASHQRLLSQLEIARIELGRMEQLIKTRTVAMQEYDQARFLVQRLEREAESLEASADLLQIKLQKAQPTAPFDGVVLERHAGRGEWLSPGTAIATIARDDYVEVLVELPARMLAFVPMGGELRMTAGGRERAGTVIAIIPAGNVATRTFPLKLHVADVGGPPMPLVQGMEALVDVPSGDQVDAVLVPRDAVILTQGRHVLWVNAQGAAAPVPVDVLAYKGRQAAVRALENGGVLHDGVDVVIKGNERLRPGQPLDIVPASAPQ; this is translated from the coding sequence TTGGCCCAGCCCCCCGGTGCGCCGCCGGCCAAGGTGGTGACGGAAAAGGCTGTGGCTGGCCGGATCAACCCCACCCAAACCTTTATCGGCACAGTCTATTTCCCGGAAGTGGCCAAGGTGGCCGCCGAGGTGAGCGGGCGTGTGGAAACGCTGGACATCGAAACCGGCTCCCGCGTCAAACAGGGGCAGCGGCTGGTGGCCCTTTCCACAGACATCGCCGCCAAGGAACTGGAAAGCTCCCGCGCCAGCCACCAACGCCTGCTCAGTCAGCTGGAAATCGCCCGCATTGAACTCGGCCGCATGGAGCAGCTCATCAAGACCCGCACCGTGGCCATGCAGGAATACGACCAGGCCCGGTTCCTGGTGCAACGGCTGGAGCGCGAGGCCGAATCGCTGGAAGCCTCTGCGGATCTGCTGCAAATCAAACTGCAGAAAGCCCAGCCCACGGCCCCGTTTGACGGCGTGGTCCTGGAGCGTCATGCGGGCCGGGGAGAATGGCTCTCCCCGGGCACAGCCATCGCCACCATCGCCCGTGACGACTATGTGGAAGTGCTGGTGGAACTGCCTGCCCGGATGCTGGCCTTTGTGCCCATGGGCGGCGAATTGCGCATGACCGCGGGCGGCCGCGAACGCGCCGGAACGGTCATAGCCATCATCCCTGCCGGCAACGTGGCCACCCGCACCTTCCCCCTCAAGCTGCATGTTGCGGATGTGGGCGGCCCGCCCATGCCCCTGGTGCAAGGCATGGAGGCCCTGGTGGACGTGCCCTCCGGCGACCAGGTGGACGCCGTGCTCGTACCGCGGGACGCCGTGATACTCACCCAGGGCCGGCATGTGCTATGGGTGAACGCCCAGGGCGCCGCCGCCCCCGTGCCCGTGGACGTGCTGGCCTACAAAGGCAGACAGGCCGCCGTGCGCGCCCTGGAAAACGGCGGCGTGCTACATGACGGCGTGGACGTGGTGATCAAAGGCAACGAACGCCTGCGCCCCGGCCAGCCCCTGGACATTGTGCCCGCATCCGCCCCGCAATAA
- a CDS encoding alpha-E domain-containing protein, producing the protein MLSRVAESIYWMSRNLERAEHIARFIEVNWHLSLDLPVADMHSEQAENDCAGGRGSQWRPLVMITGDQERFDEHYPCSSREHVIQFLAFDEEYPNSIRNCLRYARENARTVRDALPPEMWEQLNTIYHQVEDVARTPETVFSNPYYFCETLKMKCLLLSGLAESGMRRGEGWHFFNLGRMLERADKTSRILDVKYFILLPDLAYVGSALDDIQWGALLRSASAFEEYRHHYGRIRPRWVAEFLLLDRCFPRSALYCLREALRSLQLVSGAAEPCAPEAGRMTEPERILGRLVADLTYTTMEGLFKKGLHQSIDDLQTEVNRVHGSLTRRFFAIPSEEDDDAVKPDEDEAESGVGVTTQTQTQSGA; encoded by the coding sequence ATGCTCAGCCGAGTCGCCGAGTCCATCTACTGGATGAGTCGCAACCTGGAGCGCGCCGAGCACATCGCGCGGTTCATCGAGGTCAACTGGCATCTTTCCCTGGATCTGCCCGTGGCGGACATGCACTCCGAGCAGGCCGAGAACGATTGCGCCGGGGGCCGCGGCAGCCAGTGGCGGCCGCTGGTGATGATTACCGGAGATCAGGAGCGGTTCGACGAACACTATCCCTGCTCCAGCCGCGAGCATGTGATCCAGTTTCTGGCGTTTGACGAGGAATATCCCAACTCCATCCGCAACTGCCTGCGCTATGCCCGGGAAAACGCCCGCACCGTGCGCGACGCCTTGCCGCCGGAGATGTGGGAGCAGCTGAACACCATCTACCATCAGGTGGAGGACGTGGCCCGGACGCCCGAGACCGTGTTTAGCAATCCATACTACTTTTGCGAAACGCTGAAGATGAAGTGTCTGCTCCTGAGCGGGCTGGCCGAATCCGGCATGCGTCGCGGCGAGGGCTGGCATTTCTTCAACCTGGGCCGCATGCTGGAACGGGCGGACAAGACCTCGCGCATCCTGGATGTCAAATACTTCATCCTCCTGCCGGATCTGGCGTACGTGGGCAGCGCCCTGGACGACATCCAGTGGGGGGCGCTCTTGCGCTCGGCGTCGGCCTTCGAGGAATACCGGCATCATTACGGCCGCATCCGGCCGCGGTGGGTGGCGGAATTCCTGCTGCTGGACCGCTGCTTCCCGCGTTCGGCCCTGTACTGCCTGCGGGAGGCCTTGCGCTCCCTGCAACTGGTGAGCGGCGCGGCCGAGCCCTGCGCCCCGGAGGCCGGCCGCATGACCGAGCCGGAACGCATCCTGGGCCGGCTGGTGGCGGATTTGACCTATACCACCATGGAGGGGCTGTTCAAAAAGGGCCTGCATCAGTCCATCGACGACCTGCAGACCGAGGTGAACCGCGTGCACGGCTCGCTGACCCGGCGCTTTTTCGCCATCCCCAGCGAAGAAGACGATGACGCCGTGAAGCCGGACGAGGATGAGGCCGAATCCGGGGTCGGGGTCACCACGCAGACCCAGACCCAGAGCGGGGCCTGA